A portion of the Verrucomicrobiota bacterium genome contains these proteins:
- a CDS encoding GNAT family N-acetyltransferase gives MTDTRHPTPDIRHFFPLRFKASFGTAVLVERAPPEDQAIWESSFADRITDHRYYELTQDTLGAQFEHRYLLLKGADETTRAVQPVFVVLQDLVTGMPPLFRQAVERVRKRFPGFLKLRMLMIGSSAGEGDLGRDVTSGEVGWTAQALGEVLPPLGRKLRATLIVFKDFPAAYRPVLDSLKRSGFTRVPSMPATGLTLDFESFEDYLAKRLSHAYRKNLRRKFRKAAQGAPLAFDVVSDVTPWVDQLVPLYRAVLERSELKFEELNAAYLSELGRRLPDRARFLLWREGDRIVAFACCLVHNGVLKDNYIGLDYSVALDRHLYFVTWRDTVIWALENGCRTYHSAPLNYDPKLHFRMHLEPLDLYARATRPWLNPLFAMILPWLEPTRYDRAVQQFPNKAELW, from the coding sequence GTGACCGACACCCGACACCCGACACCCGACATCCGACACTTCTTCCCGTTGCGCTTCAAAGCATCATTCGGGACCGCGGTCCTGGTCGAGCGTGCGCCGCCGGAGGACCAGGCGATCTGGGAAAGCAGCTTCGCGGACCGTATCACTGACCACCGGTATTATGAACTGACCCAGGATACCCTCGGTGCGCAGTTCGAGCATCGGTACCTGTTGCTGAAAGGGGCGGACGAAACGACGCGTGCGGTGCAGCCGGTTTTTGTCGTGCTGCAGGATCTCGTTACCGGTATGCCGCCGCTGTTTCGGCAAGCGGTCGAACGGGTCCGCAAACGTTTTCCCGGCTTTCTCAAGCTTCGCATGCTCATGATCGGTTCTTCTGCCGGGGAGGGAGATCTCGGGCGGGACGTCACCAGCGGGGAGGTTGGCTGGACCGCGCAGGCCCTGGGCGAAGTTTTGCCGCCGCTCGGGCGCAAACTCCGGGCCACGCTAATCGTTTTCAAGGATTTCCCGGCCGCTTACCGCCCGGTGCTCGATTCGCTGAAACGATCCGGATTCACCCGGGTACCCAGCATGCCCGCCACCGGGTTGACGCTCGATTTCGAGAGCTTTGAGGATTACCTGGCGAAACGCCTGTCCCACGCCTATCGCAAAAATCTACGCCGCAAGTTTCGCAAGGCGGCGCAGGGCGCCCCGCTGGCCTTCGACGTGGTGTCCGACGTCACGCCGTGGGTCGACCAATTGGTCCCCTTATACCGCGCGGTGCTCGAGCGTTCAGAGCTGAAATTTGAGGAACTGAACGCTGCCTACCTGAGCGAGTTGGGGCGCCGCCTGCCTGATCGTGCCCGTTTTCTGCTCTGGCGGGAAGGGGACCGCATCGTGGCCTTCGCTTGCTGTTTAGTCCATAACGGCGTGCTCAAGGACAACTACATCGGCCTTGATTATTCCGTCGCCCTCGACCGCCACCTTTATTTCGTGACCTGGCGGGACACGGTGATCTGGGCCCTGGAAAACGGATGCCGCACTTATCACAGCGCCCCGTTAAACTATGATCCGAAGCTGCACTTCCGCATGCATCTGGAACCGCTCGACCTCTACGCACGAGCGACGCGGCCGTGGCTCAACCCCTTATTCGCCATGATTCTGCCGTGGCTCGAGCCGACGCGGTACGACCGCGCGGTGCAGCAGTTCCCCAATA